In Pomacea canaliculata isolate SZHN2017 linkage group LG12, ASM307304v1, whole genome shotgun sequence, a single genomic region encodes these proteins:
- the LOC112576852 gene encoding uncharacterized protein LOC112576852 isoform X1: MAAKFPGDIFGECCVCERSIEYRAKAFSGCGHNICEHCWYKYKFPTHYSSILCPICADRRKRSESFVNSAQESNSDANHDEGCIADMLGPDVLLQFNVQQASDLFSVQEDPQELSQQQISSQHRHGLGIEMLLIPQNQEISGSVCMVCNSAANHVSEFSDKLLCKQCAQIYKKAVAEPQYTHPHVFYFEEHPVQQKSTSSPTPITFTFFKQEQPCSVPPFPAALPPDDSYNVKPASHVQQTMQQNFQQHQLPRQFQSSQVRQSQPQETQCYHLLSVQPPPVPRNHILHNHQSPFSSDPFQSHESSASKVRSHHSSAPVSTARAITNHPSDLMTNQIFSTSLRSCSTNSTLLSNQLLKPSSGPAVEKDSRALSQRNSPALDCTDLRNELPSQFTKQLFQENQFESQQSMWEQSGRSVLAPYGDSCNMERFSPFGFQNQPNHWPHPTSPISSLVEKASSLPVGSVHSQKSPILTSNDKLSFQVNGPNSHLRVCSCSEVSNKCTEESECRVGIQNSSSEDLTQWDQIAELWDKLHLIERDRESYKDYLFEQPILIDNREDTVCAEIKDHFRMIQESCLKRSKISWLRVTRLLKANVQH, from the exons ATGGCTGCTAAGTTTCCCGGAGATATTTTCGGAGAGTGTTGTGTCTGCGAGAGGAGCATTGAATATCGAGCAAAGGCTTTTTCAGGTTGTGGTCACAACATTTGTGAACATTGCTGGTACAAATACAAGTTTCCGACTCACTATTCCTCGATCCTCTGCCCTATTTGCGCTGATCGACGTAAGCGAAGCGAATCGTTCGTGAACAGTGCTCAGGAAAGCAATTCAGATGCAAATCACGACGAGGGCTGCATAGCCGATATGTTAGGGCCGGATGTTTTGCTGCAGTTTAATGTGCAACAAGCGTCAGATTTGTTTTCCGTCCAAGAGGACCCGCAGGAATTGTCGCAGCAG cagaTATCTTCACAACATAGGCATGGCTTGGGAATAGAGATGCTTCTTATCCCACAGAACCAGGAGATATCTGGTAGTGTCTGTATGGTGTGCAACAGTGCAGCAAACCATGTCTCCGAGTTCAGTGATAAGCTTCTGTGCAAGCAGTGTGCACAGATATATAAAAAAGCAGTGGCAGAACCTCAATACACCCATCCACATGTCTTTTACTTCGAGGAGCACCCAGTTCAACAGAAGTCTACCTCAAGTCCGACACCCatcacattcacattttttaagcAAGAGCAGCCATGTTCAGTACCACCATttcctgctgctttgccaccaGATGACTCCTATAATGTAAAACCGGCCTCGCACGTACAGCAGACAATGCAGCAAAATTTCCAGCAGCACCAGCTGCCTCGGCAGTTCCAATCCTCTCAGGTACGCCAGTCTCAGCCTCAGGAAACCCAATGTTACCATCTACTTTCTGTACAGCCCCCACCAGTTCCTCGAAACCATATTTTGCACAATCATCAGAGCCCATTTTCTAGCGACCCATTTCAGTCTCATGAGAGCAGTGCTTCCAAGGTTCGTTCCCATCATTCATCTGCACCTGTTTCGACAGCAAGGGCTATAACCAACCATCCCAGTGACTTAATGACCAACCAGATTTTTAGTACATCTCTCAGGTCCTGCAGCACCAATTCAACATTGCTTTCTAATCAGCTTTTGAAGCCATCTTCGGGGCCTGCAGTGGAAAAAGATTCTCGTGCCCTCAGCCAAAGAAATTCTCCAGCACTTGATTGTACAGATCTGAGAAATGAATTACCTAGTCAGTTTACAAAGCAATTATTTCAGGAAAACCAGTTTGAAAGTCAACAGTCCATGTGGGAGCAAAGTGGCAGATCTGTCTTGGCACCATATGGTGATTCTTGTAACATGGAGAGGTTTTCTCCATTTGGTTTTCAAAACCAGCCAAACCACTGGCCACATCCAACGTCACCAATTTCATCGCTGGTAGAAAAAGCATCTTCACTGCCTGTAGGTTCAGTTCATTCTCAGAAGAGTCCAATACTCACTTCAAATGATAAATTGTCTTTTCAAGTTAATGGCCCAAACAGCCACTTGCGTGTGTGCAGTTGCAGCGAAGTGTCTAACAAATGTACAGAAGAATCAGAATGCCGGGTAGGCATTCAAAATAGCTCCAGTGAGGATTTGACCCAATGGGACCAGATAGCAGAGTTGTGGGATAAGCTTCATTTAATAGAAAGGGACAGGGAATCATATAAAGATTACTTGTTTGAACAGCCAATACTGATTGACAATAGGGAAGACACGGTGTGTGCTGAAATAAAAGATCACTTCAGGATGATCCAAGAAAGCTGTCTGAAACGGAGCAAAATAAGTTGGTTGAGAGTCACAAGATTGCTGAAGGCAAACGTGCAACATTGA
- the LOC112576852 gene encoding uncharacterized protein LOC112576852 isoform X2: MAAKFPGDIFGECCVCERSIEYRAKAFSGCGHNICEHCWYKYKFPTHYSSILCPICADRRKRSESFVNSAQESNSDANHDEGCIADMLGPDVLLQFNVQQASDLFSVQEDPQELSQQISSQHRHGLGIEMLLIPQNQEISGSVCMVCNSAANHVSEFSDKLLCKQCAQIYKKAVAEPQYTHPHVFYFEEHPVQQKSTSSPTPITFTFFKQEQPCSVPPFPAALPPDDSYNVKPASHVQQTMQQNFQQHQLPRQFQSSQVRQSQPQETQCYHLLSVQPPPVPRNHILHNHQSPFSSDPFQSHESSASKVRSHHSSAPVSTARAITNHPSDLMTNQIFSTSLRSCSTNSTLLSNQLLKPSSGPAVEKDSRALSQRNSPALDCTDLRNELPSQFTKQLFQENQFESQQSMWEQSGRSVLAPYGDSCNMERFSPFGFQNQPNHWPHPTSPISSLVEKASSLPVGSVHSQKSPILTSNDKLSFQVNGPNSHLRVCSCSEVSNKCTEESECRVGIQNSSSEDLTQWDQIAELWDKLHLIERDRESYKDYLFEQPILIDNREDTVCAEIKDHFRMIQESCLKRSKISWLRVTRLLKANVQH; encoded by the exons ATGGCTGCTAAGTTTCCCGGAGATATTTTCGGAGAGTGTTGTGTCTGCGAGAGGAGCATTGAATATCGAGCAAAGGCTTTTTCAGGTTGTGGTCACAACATTTGTGAACATTGCTGGTACAAATACAAGTTTCCGACTCACTATTCCTCGATCCTCTGCCCTATTTGCGCTGATCGACGTAAGCGAAGCGAATCGTTCGTGAACAGTGCTCAGGAAAGCAATTCAGATGCAAATCACGACGAGGGCTGCATAGCCGATATGTTAGGGCCGGATGTTTTGCTGCAGTTTAATGTGCAACAAGCGTCAGATTTGTTTTCCGTCCAAGAGGACCCGCAGGAATTGTCGCAGCAG aTATCTTCACAACATAGGCATGGCTTGGGAATAGAGATGCTTCTTATCCCACAGAACCAGGAGATATCTGGTAGTGTCTGTATGGTGTGCAACAGTGCAGCAAACCATGTCTCCGAGTTCAGTGATAAGCTTCTGTGCAAGCAGTGTGCACAGATATATAAAAAAGCAGTGGCAGAACCTCAATACACCCATCCACATGTCTTTTACTTCGAGGAGCACCCAGTTCAACAGAAGTCTACCTCAAGTCCGACACCCatcacattcacattttttaagcAAGAGCAGCCATGTTCAGTACCACCATttcctgctgctttgccaccaGATGACTCCTATAATGTAAAACCGGCCTCGCACGTACAGCAGACAATGCAGCAAAATTTCCAGCAGCACCAGCTGCCTCGGCAGTTCCAATCCTCTCAGGTACGCCAGTCTCAGCCTCAGGAAACCCAATGTTACCATCTACTTTCTGTACAGCCCCCACCAGTTCCTCGAAACCATATTTTGCACAATCATCAGAGCCCATTTTCTAGCGACCCATTTCAGTCTCATGAGAGCAGTGCTTCCAAGGTTCGTTCCCATCATTCATCTGCACCTGTTTCGACAGCAAGGGCTATAACCAACCATCCCAGTGACTTAATGACCAACCAGATTTTTAGTACATCTCTCAGGTCCTGCAGCACCAATTCAACATTGCTTTCTAATCAGCTTTTGAAGCCATCTTCGGGGCCTGCAGTGGAAAAAGATTCTCGTGCCCTCAGCCAAAGAAATTCTCCAGCACTTGATTGTACAGATCTGAGAAATGAATTACCTAGTCAGTTTACAAAGCAATTATTTCAGGAAAACCAGTTTGAAAGTCAACAGTCCATGTGGGAGCAAAGTGGCAGATCTGTCTTGGCACCATATGGTGATTCTTGTAACATGGAGAGGTTTTCTCCATTTGGTTTTCAAAACCAGCCAAACCACTGGCCACATCCAACGTCACCAATTTCATCGCTGGTAGAAAAAGCATCTTCACTGCCTGTAGGTTCAGTTCATTCTCAGAAGAGTCCAATACTCACTTCAAATGATAAATTGTCTTTTCAAGTTAATGGCCCAAACAGCCACTTGCGTGTGTGCAGTTGCAGCGAAGTGTCTAACAAATGTACAGAAGAATCAGAATGCCGGGTAGGCATTCAAAATAGCTCCAGTGAGGATTTGACCCAATGGGACCAGATAGCAGAGTTGTGGGATAAGCTTCATTTAATAGAAAGGGACAGGGAATCATATAAAGATTACTTGTTTGAACAGCCAATACTGATTGACAATAGGGAAGACACGGTGTGTGCTGAAATAAAAGATCACTTCAGGATGATCCAAGAAAGCTGTCTGAAACGGAGCAAAATAAGTTGGTTGAGAGTCACAAGATTGCTGAAGGCAAACGTGCAACATTGA
- the LOC112576852 gene encoding uncharacterized protein LOC112576852 isoform X4 has protein sequence MRWTRPQTEPPKTFSRTLKKVAVPLATKLISSQHRHGLGIEMLLIPQNQEISGSVCMVCNSAANHVSEFSDKLLCKQCAQIYKKAVAEPQYTHPHVFYFEEHPVQQKSTSSPTPITFTFFKQEQPCSVPPFPAALPPDDSYNVKPASHVQQTMQQNFQQHQLPRQFQSSQVRQSQPQETQCYHLLSVQPPPVPRNHILHNHQSPFSSDPFQSHESSASKVRSHHSSAPVSTARAITNHPSDLMTNQIFSTSLRSCSTNSTLLSNQLLKPSSGPAVEKDSRALSQRNSPALDCTDLRNELPSQFTKQLFQENQFESQQSMWEQSGRSVLAPYGDSCNMERFSPFGFQNQPNHWPHPTSPISSLVEKASSLPVGSVHSQKSPILTSNDKLSFQVNGPNSHLRVCSCSEVSNKCTEESECRVGIQNSSSEDLTQWDQIAELWDKLHLIERDRESYKDYLFEQPILIDNREDTVCAEIKDHFRMIQESCLKRSKISWLRVTRLLKANVQH, from the exons ATGCGCTGGACAAGGCCTCAGACGGAGCCACCTAAGACTTTCAGCCGCACGCTCAAGAAGGTTGCGGTCCCTCTTGCAACCAAACTA aTATCTTCACAACATAGGCATGGCTTGGGAATAGAGATGCTTCTTATCCCACAGAACCAGGAGATATCTGGTAGTGTCTGTATGGTGTGCAACAGTGCAGCAAACCATGTCTCCGAGTTCAGTGATAAGCTTCTGTGCAAGCAGTGTGCACAGATATATAAAAAAGCAGTGGCAGAACCTCAATACACCCATCCACATGTCTTTTACTTCGAGGAGCACCCAGTTCAACAGAAGTCTACCTCAAGTCCGACACCCatcacattcacattttttaagcAAGAGCAGCCATGTTCAGTACCACCATttcctgctgctttgccaccaGATGACTCCTATAATGTAAAACCGGCCTCGCACGTACAGCAGACAATGCAGCAAAATTTCCAGCAGCACCAGCTGCCTCGGCAGTTCCAATCCTCTCAGGTACGCCAGTCTCAGCCTCAGGAAACCCAATGTTACCATCTACTTTCTGTACAGCCCCCACCAGTTCCTCGAAACCATATTTTGCACAATCATCAGAGCCCATTTTCTAGCGACCCATTTCAGTCTCATGAGAGCAGTGCTTCCAAGGTTCGTTCCCATCATTCATCTGCACCTGTTTCGACAGCAAGGGCTATAACCAACCATCCCAGTGACTTAATGACCAACCAGATTTTTAGTACATCTCTCAGGTCCTGCAGCACCAATTCAACATTGCTTTCTAATCAGCTTTTGAAGCCATCTTCGGGGCCTGCAGTGGAAAAAGATTCTCGTGCCCTCAGCCAAAGAAATTCTCCAGCACTTGATTGTACAGATCTGAGAAATGAATTACCTAGTCAGTTTACAAAGCAATTATTTCAGGAAAACCAGTTTGAAAGTCAACAGTCCATGTGGGAGCAAAGTGGCAGATCTGTCTTGGCACCATATGGTGATTCTTGTAACATGGAGAGGTTTTCTCCATTTGGTTTTCAAAACCAGCCAAACCACTGGCCACATCCAACGTCACCAATTTCATCGCTGGTAGAAAAAGCATCTTCACTGCCTGTAGGTTCAGTTCATTCTCAGAAGAGTCCAATACTCACTTCAAATGATAAATTGTCTTTTCAAGTTAATGGCCCAAACAGCCACTTGCGTGTGTGCAGTTGCAGCGAAGTGTCTAACAAATGTACAGAAGAATCAGAATGCCGGGTAGGCATTCAAAATAGCTCCAGTGAGGATTTGACCCAATGGGACCAGATAGCAGAGTTGTGGGATAAGCTTCATTTAATAGAAAGGGACAGGGAATCATATAAAGATTACTTGTTTGAACAGCCAATACTGATTGACAATAGGGAAGACACGGTGTGTGCTGAAATAAAAGATCACTTCAGGATGATCCAAGAAAGCTGTCTGAAACGGAGCAAAATAAGTTGGTTGAGAGTCACAAGATTGCTGAAGGCAAACGTGCAACATTGA
- the LOC112576852 gene encoding E3 ubiquitin-protein ligase TRIM71-like isoform X5: MSSIRRTLELEQGIAACPQSADIVAFLQRLQEETLGPFNVMDYKFLPPDEKVLQYISAIGSVTSESEPKSCIVRSEDLHYTVCGGKGKFVVIPQNAANQSVCDQGFSAYITTPDKKEHALIVDKIDENYIFNFTFSDKGKHTLMIKVRGHRVAASPYTINCQEGYTYVSLSKGPDAVFLDRGELNRAWGMAVNRSSPRLYIADRGNHRIVACSIKEGHHVGPIEFTFGEEGEGPGQFKKPVSVAYSTFDGRVAVVDKDNHRIQVFTEKGRFLFEAGALTASHQVKKPPPLAFNFPWDIAYSPDGNMAVSDSKNNRIQLLDKDGNFLKTIGESFLLDSVRGITFDSQGNLYATDFNFHRLVVFAASTGFAAFAVYRVAKADGLTGLNRPQGICVDRLDNVLLADSKNMRILVFSKELFGSFLADPTSSNETALCWHVT; the protein is encoded by the coding sequence ATGTCTAGCATTAGGCGTACACTGGAATTGGAGCAAGGCATTGCAGCTTGCCCTCAGAGTGCAGATATTGTAGCTTTCTTGCAGCGGCTGCAAGAAGAAACCCTTGGCCCATTCAATGTAATGGATTACAAGTTTTTGCCTCCAGATGAGAAAGTCCTACAATATATTTCTGCCATTGGATCAGTCACCTCAGAATCTGAACCAAAGTCATGTATAGTTAGGAGTGAAGATCTTCACTACACAGTTTGTGGAGGCAAAGGAAAATTTGTTGTTATTCCACAAAATGCTGCAAACCAGTCAGTGTGTGATCAAGGATTTTCAGCCTACATAACAACTCCAGACAAAAAGGAGCACGCACTGATAGTAGATAAAATAgatgaaaactatatttttaatttcacattttcagaCAAAGGCAAACATACACTGATGATCAAGGTTCGGGGTCACCGGGTTGCTGCTAGCCCATATACTATCAATTGTCAAGAGGGATATACCTATGTCAGCTTATCAAAGGGACCAGATGCAGTCTTCCTTGACCGCGGTGAGCTGAACAGAGCATGGGGAATGGCTGTCAATAGGTCTTCTCCCAGATTATACATAGCAGATCGTGGGAATCACAGAATTGTTGCTTGCTCCATTAAGGAGGGTCATCATGTCGGTCCTATAGAGTTCACGTTTGGTGAAGAGGGAGAAGGACCAGGACAGTTCAAGAAGCCAGTAAGTGTGGCATATAGCACATTTGATGGCAGGGTTGCAGTTGTGGACAAGGACAACCATAGAATACAGGTATTTACAGAAAAGGGGCGCTTTCTTTTTGAGGCTGGGGCGCTAACTGCATCACATCAAGTCAAGAAGCCCCCACCACTGGCCTTCAACTTTCCATGGGATATTGCATATAGTCCTGATGGAAATATGGCAGTATCTGATTCCAAGAATAATCGGATACAACTTTTAGATAAGGATGGAAACTTCCTCAAGACTATAGGTGAATCATTCCTGCTGGACAGTGTTCGAGGTATTACCTTTGACAGCCAGGGAAATCTTTATGCtacagattttaattttcacaGGCTGGTGGTTTTTGCAGCATCAACTGGTTTTGCAGCATTTGCAGTTTATCGAGTGGCAAAGGCAGATGGTCTGACTGGGCTAAATCGTCCGCAAGGGATTTGCGTGGACAGGTTGGACAATGTTCTCTTAGCTGATTcaaagaatatgagaatatTGGTATTTTCTAAGGAGCTTTTTGGCAGTTTTCTAGCTGATCCTACTTCAAGTAATGAAACGGCATTATGTTGGCATGTCACGTGA
- the LOC112576852 gene encoding uncharacterized protein LOC112576852 isoform X3 encodes MRWTRPQTEPPKTFSRTLKKVAVPLATKLQISSQHRHGLGIEMLLIPQNQEISGSVCMVCNSAANHVSEFSDKLLCKQCAQIYKKAVAEPQYTHPHVFYFEEHPVQQKSTSSPTPITFTFFKQEQPCSVPPFPAALPPDDSYNVKPASHVQQTMQQNFQQHQLPRQFQSSQVRQSQPQETQCYHLLSVQPPPVPRNHILHNHQSPFSSDPFQSHESSASKVRSHHSSAPVSTARAITNHPSDLMTNQIFSTSLRSCSTNSTLLSNQLLKPSSGPAVEKDSRALSQRNSPALDCTDLRNELPSQFTKQLFQENQFESQQSMWEQSGRSVLAPYGDSCNMERFSPFGFQNQPNHWPHPTSPISSLVEKASSLPVGSVHSQKSPILTSNDKLSFQVNGPNSHLRVCSCSEVSNKCTEESECRVGIQNSSSEDLTQWDQIAELWDKLHLIERDRESYKDYLFEQPILIDNREDTVCAEIKDHFRMIQESCLKRSKISWLRVTRLLKANVQH; translated from the exons ATGCGCTGGACAAGGCCTCAGACGGAGCCACCTAAGACTTTCAGCCGCACGCTCAAGAAGGTTGCGGTCCCTCTTGCAACCAAACTA cagaTATCTTCACAACATAGGCATGGCTTGGGAATAGAGATGCTTCTTATCCCACAGAACCAGGAGATATCTGGTAGTGTCTGTATGGTGTGCAACAGTGCAGCAAACCATGTCTCCGAGTTCAGTGATAAGCTTCTGTGCAAGCAGTGTGCACAGATATATAAAAAAGCAGTGGCAGAACCTCAATACACCCATCCACATGTCTTTTACTTCGAGGAGCACCCAGTTCAACAGAAGTCTACCTCAAGTCCGACACCCatcacattcacattttttaagcAAGAGCAGCCATGTTCAGTACCACCATttcctgctgctttgccaccaGATGACTCCTATAATGTAAAACCGGCCTCGCACGTACAGCAGACAATGCAGCAAAATTTCCAGCAGCACCAGCTGCCTCGGCAGTTCCAATCCTCTCAGGTACGCCAGTCTCAGCCTCAGGAAACCCAATGTTACCATCTACTTTCTGTACAGCCCCCACCAGTTCCTCGAAACCATATTTTGCACAATCATCAGAGCCCATTTTCTAGCGACCCATTTCAGTCTCATGAGAGCAGTGCTTCCAAGGTTCGTTCCCATCATTCATCTGCACCTGTTTCGACAGCAAGGGCTATAACCAACCATCCCAGTGACTTAATGACCAACCAGATTTTTAGTACATCTCTCAGGTCCTGCAGCACCAATTCAACATTGCTTTCTAATCAGCTTTTGAAGCCATCTTCGGGGCCTGCAGTGGAAAAAGATTCTCGTGCCCTCAGCCAAAGAAATTCTCCAGCACTTGATTGTACAGATCTGAGAAATGAATTACCTAGTCAGTTTACAAAGCAATTATTTCAGGAAAACCAGTTTGAAAGTCAACAGTCCATGTGGGAGCAAAGTGGCAGATCTGTCTTGGCACCATATGGTGATTCTTGTAACATGGAGAGGTTTTCTCCATTTGGTTTTCAAAACCAGCCAAACCACTGGCCACATCCAACGTCACCAATTTCATCGCTGGTAGAAAAAGCATCTTCACTGCCTGTAGGTTCAGTTCATTCTCAGAAGAGTCCAATACTCACTTCAAATGATAAATTGTCTTTTCAAGTTAATGGCCCAAACAGCCACTTGCGTGTGTGCAGTTGCAGCGAAGTGTCTAACAAATGTACAGAAGAATCAGAATGCCGGGTAGGCATTCAAAATAGCTCCAGTGAGGATTTGACCCAATGGGACCAGATAGCAGAGTTGTGGGATAAGCTTCATTTAATAGAAAGGGACAGGGAATCATATAAAGATTACTTGTTTGAACAGCCAATACTGATTGACAATAGGGAAGACACGGTGTGTGCTGAAATAAAAGATCACTTCAGGATGATCCAAGAAAGCTGTCTGAAACGGAGCAAAATAAGTTGGTTGAGAGTCACAAGATTGCTGAAGGCAAACGTGCAACATTGA